GCCGCCGCACTGGCACCCGCCGCTGCACCCGCCACCATGTGCACCTTTGGATTGTATTTCCGCTCCAGATTAAACTGTAAATAGCAATAATCTTGAGGTTACAGTACGACCCAAAGGGTGAGCTTAGATAATTACTTTGTTCTGAATAAACTCGTAtattgtaaaatgtatcgtctGATATGGTAAGTTCATGAATAGCTGCGTCCCATATGCTCTGTAGAATGCCTTAAAGCCCTCCTTCTTATAAACGTCCCGTATGCAGGTGACAACCGATGTGTACGGCGAGTTGTACATCTGCATCCGCTGCTTGATGACGTCCGTGGGGCTGGAGATGCCATCGTGAATAACAGTGGCCACCACTCCCGAAATCACTATACCAAATCCGAAGGGTTAGTGGCCAGTGAAGGATAGGGAAGCGCTTTACTCACCGTAGTTGAGGTTGTTGTGTTTTGTGAACTTTGCCGTCAGTTCTTTGACCATCTCGTAGGAGGCAAAGTAGAGCGAATGCGCAGGACCGGCTCCCAAGACTACAGCGCTGGCTCCACGAATAGGTCTGCAAATCGTTTAGTTTATCAGTAAACAGGTATTGTCCATGATTGTATAATTTACCTTAATAAACCCTCACGGGTGACCATGTTCCGAAAGGTAGAAAGTATATTTAAATCCTTTGTTGGCGGTGACAAGCTCTGCATTCGAGTCTGTGAAAGGGCgatgaaagaaattaaatatttgcattgtGTGGCAATAAATTGTTGCAAATAATATGGCCCAGGTCTTATTTAACTTCTAAACGAACTTCATTTCGAGTTAATCGCAGTAATTGCCGAGCAGTTATCAAAGGTTAATGTTTGAAGAGTCGGCCGTGGCAAAAGGCTTCATAACATGAGAGTCATTGTTACTCATGATTATTATTTGGTTTAGGAACTTATTTAAATAGACCTGGAAAAGTGAATTTCGTCACGAATGAAATTGCAAATTCTGGGGATTTCCACCAATCCCAAGTAGGAGCATTGGCAACGTAATTGTTCTAGAACCtgacatttttgttttcgaaatacaatctatttaaatttagctTATTAGCGTGTGGTCAGCCGTGGTGACGGTTTCTAGGAACATGCGTTATATCTTAtcgaaattgaaaataattggTTTATAATCATCCATTCACAGATATAGTGGCGCCCGCCGAACATACAACTTGTTCATTGTTGAGAAACACTTTCGCCGATTTATAAGCAAGTCACTGCATGGGGTTCAAGTTTTAAATCGTGTAGGTTTGTTCTATAAGCtcctatatatatttaattgcaTATATATACCCTATGCATGTGTATTTAAAGGCGTGCCTGCCAGCCAGGCCTTATAAAATTATTGCACAAAGCGAAAACAGCATCCACATTGTAAATCATGGAGACGCGGGCTTAGCGCAGGGAGATAACGCTTCCAGGAAAGTGCCCTAAACTGCATTTATCAGCCAGCTTATATGGCTGCCGCGGCTGCTGCTCACTATCAATATCAAGTCAACAAGACGATTCAAGGTGAGGAATAGTTCTCCAGTGGGAAAACAACAGAAACCTAATTAAAGTGGTGATGGATAGATACTGCCATTACATAAATGGAGGGAGCTGATGGAACTGAGAGCGGCTAGATGGGCTCTATGAATCACTGCTCTCCGGGGGCGGCAGCAACCACATTAAGTGGGCCCTGATAAGGCAAATAATATGTGAAATCAGAATGACAACGCTGCGCCGGTGCTATTTATAAACAAAGCTCAAAATAATGTGAATAGAGTGCTAGAATTCCGATCAATTGAAGCGCTCTGCCAGCGCAACCGCGTGAAATTAGCTCGTCAAAGCGACGAAAGACTATAATGATGACGCCGGGAATCCCGGCCAGGCTTTAGGCTGGCACCAAACTGCTTGCCGGCTGTCACCGGCCGATTGGGTTGACACACGAGTGGCCACACATaggaaaatcaataaatattcaaGTGGCAAGAAGTACATGAGGACTGGAAAggcacatatgtatgtataaaacACGCAGCCTTTGCATTACGACGATGCAAAGTAAATTTGCATACGCATTTGCACAAGTGGTGAACGCGCCTAGGCGCTCCGGGCCACCTAATTAAAGGTGAATTTCCGCAGGGAAAGTCGCTTGGCCAACAGTCCATATGACTGATAACAGGTAGCACTCTACAGCGATTGTCAGGCGTACGGCTGGGTTAATCTTATCGGCGGGCAGCATAAACCATCAGAACGTGCCCCGATAAGCGCAATTGCGGGGTCTAAACCCCCAAAGAGCCCCCAGAGCTCTCGGTTGCACTAAAAACCCGAGGAATTACATCACGATTATGCCAGAGCATAcgaatttttgtttgtgtacACGCATTTGTGAGGTTAGGTATGCTTGTTTATACTCTTGGACAAGTGCTCCTCCGGTTACGTGCCACCAGCCGGCTCGGTGGCAGGGCGCTTACCTTGACTGAGTCCAGCGGATACATGATCACATGCTCCAGCACGCCCGCAATCGCGCCCGCCGTCATATTCACACCAACGCTGGTGGTGGGCAGCGATTCGTAGTCGTCGATATTCATGGTTGAAGCGGGTGAAGCTGCTCTGGCTAGCGAATTGTGGTATGCCCTTGCTGTGGCTGCTCCTGTTACTACCAatccagttccagttccagttGTCAACAGCCGCTTTCTCCAACGCTGCAGCACTCGTCAATGTGTTCCGACTACTCCTTGTCCAATGGGCTCAGAAATTGGATTTTAGATCAAGATGCGTTTGCTGCGTCGATTATCGGGTTGCGCGATTTCAGCCGGCGTATGTTAAACACGGAATAATTTTGTTGTATAACACGGTACGGGGGAGGGGTGGTAGTGGTGCTCGTGGTACGTTGTATGAATGAGGTGGTATACGAAACTACTAATTGACACTGTGGCTGCCTCGTCTACGGCTACGGCTAGGCCTCCTGCTGCTACTGCTCCACCTCCACGACTAACATCGACGAAACGCTGCTCGCGATTGGGATCCGCTCACTGAAAATCGGAGCAGTGGCACTGCCGAGAGGTTTTTGCGGTTGCTCTGCCCGCTGCTTTCGCTGGTGTCGTAGCTTCTGCTGATGCCCTGACCAGGGCGGTATCGGATGTATTCTGGAGATACAAGCTCGTCTGTAGGCGGGTCTTTCCCCCAACTGAACGTAAATTTTGTATGTTTGACGACTCACGCAAATGCTGAATGATTACAGGAATCATTAATTTCGTGCTTGCCCAATTGGTGCGCGTGTGTTGGTGGAGCATGTGAGGAAGAGCTGACCAAAGCGGAACGTCAAAAACAGCTTGTGGCTTAGGAATGGGCGATGAAATGCGAGTGCCGTGGAGGAACTATCGTCTGCACGATCCCATCTCTATCTCAAAGCAATAGAATGAACATGCTGTTTGACGGGTAATTGCGCCGTTgctttaaacaatttttatctCTTGAGATAATGGTATGATaagaaaatagaaaagaatGAAAATTACAGGCATAATTTGAATATATGTAGTTATATTCACACTGTCATTTGTGATTCGGGTAAGCTGGCGACCAGTGGTGCCAACTTCTtgctgtttttaaaatataacagTTATTTGATTTGTGCAAAAAGTAAAATTGCAGTATCTGGTTGCTTTCATCAGGGATAGAACCGTTACTACGTTTCTCGCTCTCTCGGCTCCCAgatctctaaaaaaaaacatcatttTTTTCATCATCAAAcatcataaaaacaaaaagcgacTGTCATTTCCGACATTCCTAGTAGGAATTTTCTACTGGAAAAAAGTACTACCCAAAATATTCCTCAGATATGagaataaagattttttttgggctgtctgtttttattttgtgcccCCTACTTTAGATCACAGCTAAGCCATTTTGCAAAAATCTGAAGAATTAAGCCTGGATTCTTGAAATCGATTCGCGAAAAAGGCTATCTGGCCGGAAAACGGCTAAACTGTCAACCCTGAGTAGGACCACAGCTCAAGAACGTGGTGGGACCGTCGGTGTTTTAGGCCACAATTCCAAAAGGTATCCACAACCCCCACTATTTAAGGCCTTTTCGGCAACGAAGCACCACCACTTTTTTTCCGTGCATAAGCGAGTCGGACGCGAGTGCGAATTATTTATTGGATTTGAAAGTCTTGATTTTCGTGACGTGGCCTTTCGCCGGAAGAACTGATACCACGTCCTTCATCAACTGAGATATCCCCAATCATGAAATACTATCTACTGCTGGGCATCTTGCTTCTGGCAGGTAAGTCTCACTTGCCACGCTTCAGGGCGCCGCATAGCCGGTGTTTTAACCTAATTAATTCATGTATGTTTCATGTGACGCTAGGCGTTAATCAGATCGCTGCCGCAGAAGATGAGGCTTCCACCGAGACCATCGACCTGGACCTGGGTTCCTTCAAAGAGGGTTCTCGAACAGGTAAGCCACGCCTCCCCAGGCTACCGTGATTTTTGGTACACGTCAGCGTTAAACGCCCCCTTTATCTATACCAATTCAGACGCAGAGACGCTAAAGAGGGAGGAAGAGGCCATTCAACTGGACGGTCTTAATGTGGCGCAGTTGAAGGAGCTCCGTGAAAAGGTGggtgtttcatttttttgtctttttctgTATAATCCGTAAAGTACACGTAAGACTTTGTATTGAACCAATATTATTGTTTGGACAGGCCGAAAAGTTCACTTTCCAAACCGAAGTGAACCGAATGATGAAGCTCATCATCAACTCG
The Drosophila bipectinata strain 14024-0381.07 chromosome 3R, DbipHiC1v2, whole genome shotgun sequence DNA segment above includes these coding regions:
- the mfrn gene encoding mitoferrin, which gives rise to MNIDDYESLPTTSVGVNMTAGAIAGVLEHVIMYPLDSVKTRMQSLSPPTKDLNILSTFRNMVTREGLLRPIRGASAVVLGAGPAHSLYFASYEMVKELTAKFTKHNNLNYVISGVVATVIHDGISSPTDVIKQRMQMYNSPYTSVVTCIRDVYKKEGFKAFYRAYGTQLFMNLPYQTIHFTIYEFIQNKFNLERKYNPKVHMVAGAAAGASAAAITTPLDVVKTLLNTQETGLTRGMIEAARKIYHMAGPLGFFRGMTARVLYSMPATAICWSTYEFFKFYLCGMDAEKYKSSITGKAEIRKTDYVLPASEGAEHTDQERERESKESAATATLHPAPTSVNPSGAIKTVCELSTRPAAPTINLHTRHTDVKSPYERGFST